In a single window of the Delftia tsuruhatensis genome:
- a CDS encoding 6,7-dimethyl-8-ribityllumazine synthase, with protein sequence MNQTPVSLNFSAHGTASGTPWKAVAGRSRVAVICASWHTDVVHQARDSLAAELQAQGVAAQNISHFNVPGAFEIPLLAKKLADSGRFDAVIACALVVNGGIYRHEFVSSAVIDGLMRVQLDTEVPVFSAVLTPRDFHEHGDHVEFFRAHFVKKGVEVAHACLAALDQLAQVQALGQARAA encoded by the coding sequence ATGAATCAGACTCCTGTCTCCTTGAACTTCTCCGCACATGGCACGGCCTCGGGCACGCCGTGGAAGGCCGTCGCGGGCCGCAGCCGCGTGGCCGTGATCTGCGCCAGCTGGCACACCGATGTCGTGCACCAGGCGCGCGACTCGCTGGCGGCCGAACTGCAGGCCCAGGGCGTGGCCGCGCAGAACATCAGCCATTTCAATGTGCCCGGCGCCTTCGAGATTCCGCTGCTGGCCAAGAAGCTGGCAGACAGCGGCCGCTTCGATGCCGTCATCGCCTGCGCGCTGGTCGTCAACGGTGGCATCTACCGCCATGAGTTCGTCTCCTCGGCCGTGATCGACGGGCTGATGCGCGTGCAGCTCGATACCGAGGTGCCCGTGTTCTCGGCCGTGCTCACGCCGCGCGACTTCCACGAGCATGGCGACCATGTGGAGTTCTTCCGCGCCCATTTCGTGAAGAAGGGCGTGGAAGTGGCCCATGCCTGCCTGGCCGCGCTGGACCAGCTGGCCCAGGTGCAGGCGCTGGGCCAGGCCAGGGCCGCCTGA
- a CDS encoding branched-chain amino acid ABC transporter substrate-binding protein — MKMSRKLCIAAVVAGMGGVAMAQEQVIRIGHIGPVSGPQANFGKDNENGVRMAIDELNAKGMEIAGKKVKFQLVAEDDVADPKQGTAASQKLCDDKVAGAVAFLNSGVAIPSSKVFQDCGIPMITGAATNPDLTKPGWNTTYRVIANDNALGAALAKYAAQTLKLKTVAIIDDRTAYGQGLANVFKKDAEKLGVKVVASEFTNDKATDFMAILTSIKAKKPEGIFYGGMYGQAGPMLRQMAQLGMNDAKYFGGDGLCVPELAKVAAGAKPLDNVICADGGASLAKMPGGLEWKKRYDAKFPGQFQVYSPYFYDATMMLADAMKRANSWDPKVYIPFLQKADYAGVTSKIAFEKNGEMKNPSYTLSVFKNGQKTALD, encoded by the coding sequence ATGAAGATGTCCCGGAAGTTGTGTATCGCGGCCGTGGTGGCCGGCATGGGTGGCGTGGCCATGGCCCAGGAGCAGGTGATCCGCATCGGCCATATCGGCCCGGTGTCCGGACCCCAGGCCAATTTCGGCAAGGACAACGAGAACGGCGTGCGCATGGCCATCGACGAGCTCAATGCCAAGGGCATGGAGATCGCCGGCAAGAAGGTCAAGTTCCAGCTGGTGGCCGAGGACGACGTGGCCGATCCCAAGCAGGGCACGGCTGCTTCGCAGAAGCTGTGCGACGACAAGGTTGCCGGCGCGGTCGCCTTCCTGAATTCCGGCGTGGCCATTCCCTCGTCCAAGGTCTTCCAGGATTGCGGCATTCCCATGATCACGGGCGCGGCCACCAATCCCGACCTGACCAAGCCCGGCTGGAACACCACCTACCGCGTGATCGCCAACGACAACGCCCTGGGCGCGGCGCTGGCCAAGTACGCGGCCCAGACCCTCAAGCTCAAGACCGTGGCCATCATCGACGACCGCACGGCCTACGGCCAGGGCCTGGCCAACGTGTTCAAGAAGGATGCGGAAAAGCTGGGTGTCAAGGTCGTGGCCTCGGAGTTCACGAACGACAAGGCCACGGACTTCATGGCCATCCTGACCTCGATCAAGGCCAAGAAACCGGAAGGCATCTTCTACGGCGGCATGTACGGCCAGGCCGGCCCCATGCTGCGCCAGATGGCGCAACTGGGCATGAACGATGCCAAGTACTTCGGCGGCGACGGCCTGTGCGTGCCCGAGCTGGCCAAGGTGGCCGCCGGCGCCAAGCCGCTGGACAACGTGATCTGCGCCGATGGCGGCGCCTCGCTGGCCAAGATGCCCGGTGGCCTGGAATGGAAGAAGCGCTACGACGCCAAGTTCCCCGGCCAGTTCCAGGTCTACAGCCCCTACTTCTACGACGCGACCATGATGCTGGCCGACGCCATGAAGCGCGCCAACTCCTGGGACCCCAAGGTCTACATTCCCTTCCTGCAAAAGGCCGATTACGCGGGTGTGACCTCCAAGATCGCCTTCGAGAAGAATGGCGAGATGAAGAACCCCTCCTACACGCTGAGCGTGTTCAAGAACGGCCAGAAGACGGCCCTCGACTGA